The following coding sequences are from one Anaerolineae bacterium window:
- a CDS encoding SGNH/GDSL hydrolase family protein yields MPKPLVVFFGDSRAADWPPPDMPQFNFANRGVGGQTSAEALFYFESEVKPLRPQVVILQIGVNDLAALAFLPHPPDDLATACQHNIQQLVRQAVGWGATVIFTTIFPLGDTDLFFYNRHHAAEIAQAIETVNAFIHSLAAPEIIIFDTHAILVNEAGSVSSPYVHDFLHLNAAGYEALNGELVKVLRGLSPKV; encoded by the coding sequence ATGCCTAAGCCGCTGGTTGTCTTTTTTGGCGACTCACGCGCCGCCGACTGGCCGCCGCCGGATATGCCCCAATTCAACTTCGCCAACCGGGGCGTCGGCGGCCAAACCTCGGCTGAGGCCTTATTCTATTTTGAGAGCGAGGTTAAGCCACTCCGGCCCCAGGTAGTCATTCTCCAAATCGGCGTTAATGATCTGGCTGCGCTGGCCTTTCTCCCCCACCCGCCGGATGATTTGGCGACTGCGTGCCAACACAATATCCAACAACTGGTCCGACAGGCGGTCGGCTGGGGAGCCACGGTGATTTTTACCACTATTTTCCCCCTGGGCGACACTGACCTGTTTTTCTACAACCGGCATCATGCTGCGGAGATTGCCCAGGCCATTGAAACGGTCAATGCCTTCATTCACTCCCTGGCCGCGCCGGAAATTATTATTTTTGACACCCATGCGATTTTGGTGAATGAGGCGGGCAGCGTATCAAGCCCATACGTTCACGATTTTTTACACCTCAACGCGGCCGGTTACGAAGCCCTGAACGGCGAGTTGGTGAAAGTTTTGCGTGGCTTAAGCCCAAAGGTTTGA